The sequence AACGGCTCGTCGTGCAGCGGTAGTCTTGTACACGTCGCCGGTGGCGATACTAGCAGTGTCGGCGCACAATCGAACGCTTCCTTATCAAGTTCAAGCGCGGCGCTGGAACAGAAGAGTTCCTCCAGTAGCAGTAGCATTAACGTTGGTGGCAAAAGTAAAGccgaaaaaaattgcaataataataatttgaagaAATCGACATCGTTGAAGAACGCAAGCGCAACTTCGAAAGTAGCGGCTTTACTCTTTGAGCGCACCAACAGTACATTGGGTTTTGGTGCTGGTTCTAGCTCCGCTCAAACGAACGTTAGCACAGGCGTGGTAAAACGCAATAGCAGTGCTAAGAAAATGTCACCGCCTTGCGGTTTTAACTGGGGAATTAGTGGTACTACAGTAGATACGGATTTTGATGATGAAAGTGATGCCGCAGATGGGGTAGTTGCGCCGTCAGCTAAGAAAGTGGATAAGGAAAAAACAAAGTTGAGCAAACTCACGCACAAGCCTGAGAAACGGCACAGCACGAGCAGCAAGAGTTCAATAGCAAGCAGCATAGCAACACCAGCCACGCCCACTAACAACAAACCGCAAGCGCAGCCGGCGCATAAAACAAATGCGAATGCGAAAACGAAACGTTATGGTATTGTACTAAATGGCATCAGTTTAGACGACGAACATTTGAATATCACGCAAGCCGCGTCAACATCAAGGTCCACAACAATAAAGGGGCGCGAAAATTTAGTAGAGTTTAATGAGGACGATATCATGCTGGCTACCCCCACAAAGCAAGCGCGTACTACTAGAACCTCAACAGCCACTAGCAGCAAGCAATTAGCGAGCGTTAGTAAACACAATCAAATTGATGGGAGTAACGGTAGAACGACGCATGCCGATATGGACTCGGAAGAGTATAAACGCAATGGTAGAGCGCGTGAGGGCGTAACCTATAACGAGGGCAGCGACGATGATACCAACAATGACGATTCCGAGCATGACGATGAGGATGATGACTCAGAGATAAGTCGCATGCAAACTAATACGTCGACACCGATAAAAATGATGAAATCACGTTCACGTACGAATATCTTATCGGTACCTAGCGTAGAACAACACAATCTATTGAGCGTAGCAGCAGCTGCTGCCAAACCTAATATCGCTTCTACTCACACAACACCGCTACTATTACGCGGCAAGTCCAAAACGCTCCCACAAAATCTCTCACCTTCAGTTGTGCTACAACAGCCAGAGGCATTGTATGGCGGCGATTGTATTGGTTCGCAAACGAAAACAAAAACGTCGGGTACGTCTACGGACAACAACAACGCAGGTTTATCACGAACCTCACGTCTAATTGGACCGCTTAGCAAAGTGCATCATAATCTATTTGGCGGTAGCGTTGCCAGTCATATTGGCGCTAATAGTGCAACTAACAATGCAAACGGCGTTTGCCAAAAGTGCTGTCAACTCGCAACCCAACAAACTTATGCACAGCTCATCTGCATCGCTTTATAACACAAACTTTTCCCACCCAAACATTTATTTCTACTCAAATCTAATTCAAAGTTACCAATAAGTAACAGCTCATCTTCGTGTACTACGTCCACAAGTTTGGAGCATAATAAATCGAAAAGCTTCAAGAGTTTCAGTTCGGATACATCAATTACCTCACCACACGCAGCCGTGGCTAATGCAAGCGTAGCACCGGTGACATCACCACCAAAGAAATCGTTGAGTTTTATACGGTCGCGCGCACTCAACAAAATTATCGCGCAATAATTCGTTACTCAAATCCATAGCAAATCAACATCAACAGAATATCCAACAAGCGCAAGGTAATAATATGGCCGGTAGTTGGATTGTTGATTGTTCGGGCAGTTGGGGTAAGGATTTCTATTTGAATTATGATGTGTGCCCTTTGGCGTTGGATGAATTGGAATCATATTTCCGTTCGGAACGTTGTACGAGCTTGATACGCGAGCGTTTTAAGATATCGGATGTACCGTTAAATTGTTCAGCAGCAGATGAATTGCATAATCAGCAGGATAGCTTACTGCGTGAGCTCGATGCTAGTAGCAGTAGTCAACAGCATTTGCGTGTACCTGGAGCGTCAGAAGCGAGCGGTGGAATGGCTGACGATGATGATACGGGACATCATTCGGGTGAGTTTGAGAAAAAGTTAGAGAGGGATAGCTAAGTAAGCGTTAGAATGAGTGTGTTAAGTTTTTTTACTGCAGAAAGGGGATGCGAATACAAGAAAGTTGCCTGAAATCCGATATATATTTCTTTGAGAAAGGTATCACTGAACAGTTTCATGTTAGGACTTGGTAACTATAAGTATACCATGTATGAAAAAGGTCCTCTAATATCCTATTATCTATATAAAAAGGTTGAAATTTTCGCTGTAGTGTCAGCTTCTTAGCGTCAACCTCTCAATGCCTTTAACAGCTTGTTTGTTTTTGGTCGAGTGTTTGTAGAAACTCTTAAGACTAAAAGTATAAGAACAGAGACAAAGCAACAAATTTGTCCTACCGCTAGAAACACCATTACTTTCTTCTATATTGGATCAActttccttgtgaaatttggtttggagaaaatCCCGTTTCGGCTTAGTGCCATTTTTCGTTAGAAAGAGAGCGATTTGTCTGCAAATCAGATATACAAAGGCATTACGGGAAACGGTTCTTAAGACATCAACACTTCGCCCTGTGGGGAAAATCAACAAAAGGATTGAATAAGCGCGTTTACAACTTTCCTACATAGAAACAATTAAGAGTCATTAGGACCTACAAAGTGCCATATAGGGCCACTTAGAGATCTagaacattttttcttaaacgcTGAACGAAATGAGCTTGCTTAAAGCTTTTCTACATTAAGAATCAAACTCAGACACCTTTGACAAATAAAACACTTATTTGTTCTGCAATTTGGCATGCGGTAGATCTATAACAGTTCTTGTTGGCGTTAGAGTGAAGAGCTCTTGAGATACGTATATATCTCTTGATCTCTTACGGCGTCATATGTATATGCACTACTTCAAAACTCCTTAGTTTTAGTTAAAACAGATGTCTCTGCGGTGGAGTACTGGTGAAACACTTCATTATACCTTCAATATCTCTCATTGCTTATCAGTCGATACCATACAAATAACTCAGATACCTAACAGACACTCCCAAAATTAATATGTAaacagaccaaaaaaaaaaaaaaaaaaaacaacacgaacAGCTGTGCAAATGATAAACGAAGACTAAACAGTAAAAGTACTCCATAAATCAACAAATCACTGTTATCTCAAAGAAGAAAGAGCGTGAAGAGCAGAACGACAGATAAACTACGCCCATTTGATTGTTAAGCTACTACCATGGCGGAACCTTATAGGAGACTGCCGGATTGAAACTTTATATATCTGATTTGACATGTTAACttctggcgcagtacgattttgaataAAAACgtagaattacaaaaacaaaatgctgtTACCTTCTATGGTTCCGCCATGCCTTCTACCATACATCGAAATTGAAGAGCACTAGGACAATCGAACGGAGACAGTGCTAATTTACTGAGTAGGCAATGGAAAAGTGAAGTTCTCtcccgacgaacaaaaatcacgctcaaaaagtcgctcatcatacctctTGTAATGTATGGCACGGAAACGTGGggggtgtcgagagaagatgagatggttcTTGGagtattcaagagaaaagtttCCCAAAccatttatggtcctgtccgagATACCGACGA is a genomic window of Eurosta solidaginis isolate ZX-2024a chromosome 4, ASM4086904v1, whole genome shotgun sequence containing:
- the LOC137249543 gene encoding uncharacterized protein, whose amino-acid sequence is MLQAIETTPQKYTTKNTLTQTPSPSSNKAQNTPLTANNQSQSSASTEEKQQRRRSTFYVPLVIEDDDNVECARPQSNGSSCSGSLVHVAGGDTSSVGAQSNASLSSSSAALEQKSSSSSSSINVGGKSKAEKNCNNNNLKKSTSLKNASATSKVAALLFERTNSTLGFGAGSSSAQTNVSTGVVKRNSSAKKMSPPCGFNWGISGTTVDTDFDDESDAADGVVAPSAKKVDKEKTKLSKLTHKPEKRHSTSSKSSIASSIATPATPTNNKPQAQPAHKTNANAKTKRYGIVLNGISLDDEHLNITQAASTSRSTTIKGRENLVEFNEDDIMLATPTKQARTTRTSTATSSKQLASVSKHNQIDGSNGRTTHADMDSEEYKRNGRAREGVTYNEGSDDDTNNDDSEHDDEDDDSEISRMQTNTSTPIKMMKSRSRTNILSVPSVEQHNLLSVAAAAAKPNIASTHTTPLLLRGKSKTLPQNLSPSVVLQQPEALYGGDCIGSQTKTKTSGTSTDNNNAGLSRTSRLIGPLSKVHHNLFGGSVASHIGANSATNNANGVCQKCCQLATQQTYAQLICIAL